The Raoultibacter phocaeensis genome includes a window with the following:
- a CDS encoding YbaN family protein — MKRYLLLACAWIACIAGFVGVFIPVLPTTPFLLLATFLFAKSSPRCHAWIQSTKVYKKYVVPFKEEGGIPASVKVRILTISFLLMGISAFLVQRWYIWLVLGLVALWLLYLMCFKIPTTSLPKLDLEKEEAE, encoded by the coding sequence ATGAAACGCTACCTCCTTCTCGCTTGCGCATGGATTGCCTGCATCGCCGGGTTCGTCGGCGTGTTCATACCCGTTTTGCCGACTACCCCGTTTCTGCTCTTGGCAACGTTTTTGTTCGCGAAGTCTTCGCCCCGCTGCCACGCGTGGATTCAATCCACCAAGGTGTACAAGAAATACGTCGTCCCGTTCAAAGAAGAAGGCGGCATCCCCGCATCGGTCAAGGTGCGCATCCTGACCATTTCGTTTTTACTTATGGGCATCAGCGCGTTTCTCGTCCAGCGCTGGTACATCTGGCTCGTGCTCGGTTTGGTGGCGCTGTGGCTTCTGTACCTCATGTGCTTCAAGATCCCCACGACATCGCTGCCTAAGCTGGATCTCGAGAAGGAAGAGGCGGAATAG